In a genomic window of Geitlerinema sp. PCC 9228:
- a CDS encoding acetolactate synthase large subunit codes for MNTAELLIQCLENEGVQYVFGLPGEENLHILEAIRKSRIQFVTTRHEQGAAFMADVYGRLTGKAGVCLSTLGPGATNLMTGVADANLDGAPLVAITGQVGTDRMHIESHQYLDLVAMFATVTKWNVRLVRPSIVTEVVRKGFKIAQKEKPGAVHIDLPENIAAMEAKGKPLKRDKKEKNYASYESLNEAAAAISHAKNPLILVGNGAIRSDASSAVTELATRLNIPVANTFMGKGAIPYTHPLALWSVGLQDRDYISCGFDRTDLVIAIGYDLIEYGPKKWNPDGTIPIVHIGATPAEIDSSYIPTVEVVGDISDSLTEILRRCDRQGKPDPYAIGLRSEIRSDYEEYINDESFPIKPQKLIYDLRQVMGPDDITISDVGAHKMWIARHYHCDRPNTCLISNGFAAMGFSIPGAIAAKLVYPERKVVAATGDGGFMMNCQELETALRMGTPFVTLIFNDGGYGLIEWKQKHQFGDASFVHFGNPDFVKMAESMGLKGYRIEKTSDLVPILEEALVQEVPAVIDCPIDYRENLFLSEKAQNIHCQT; via the coding sequence GTGAATACTGCCGAACTTTTAATTCAATGCCTAGAAAACGAAGGAGTGCAATATGTTTTTGGACTCCCCGGAGAAGAAAACCTGCACATTCTAGAAGCCATTAGAAAATCTCGGATTCAATTTGTTACCACCCGCCACGAACAAGGGGCAGCCTTTATGGCAGATGTATACGGTAGGCTAACAGGAAAAGCCGGGGTTTGTTTGTCCACATTAGGTCCTGGCGCGACCAATTTAATGACCGGCGTTGCCGATGCGAATTTAGATGGGGCACCCTTGGTAGCCATTACCGGTCAAGTGGGAACCGATCGCATGCATATTGAATCCCATCAATATTTGGATTTGGTGGCTATGTTTGCCACAGTTACCAAATGGAATGTGCGATTGGTTCGTCCTAGTATTGTGACAGAAGTGGTCCGCAAAGGATTTAAAATTGCCCAAAAAGAAAAACCCGGTGCCGTACACATCGATTTGCCAGAAAATATCGCCGCCATGGAAGCTAAGGGCAAACCGTTAAAACGGGATAAAAAAGAGAAAAATTATGCTTCCTACGAAAGTTTAAACGAAGCAGCAGCAGCAATTTCCCATGCTAAAAATCCTTTAATTTTAGTGGGCAATGGTGCTATTCGCAGCGATGCCAGTTCTGCCGTGACCGAACTAGCAACGCGGTTGAATATTCCGGTGGCAAATACCTTTATGGGGAAAGGCGCTATTCCCTATACTCATCCTTTGGCTTTGTGGTCGGTGGGATTACAAGATAGGGATTATATTAGTTGCGGTTTTGACCGTACGGATTTGGTAATTGCGATTGGCTACGATTTGATTGAATACGGTCCCAAAAAATGGAATCCCGACGGTACAATTCCTATCGTTCATATTGGCGCGACTCCGGCAGAAATTGACAGCAGTTATATTCCTACGGTAGAAGTTGTGGGAGATATTTCCGATTCTTTGACGGAAATTTTGCGCCGCTGCGATCGCCAAGGGAAACCAGACCCCTATGCAATTGGTTTGCGTTCGGAAATTCGTTCCGATTACGAAGAATATATTAACGATGAAAGTTTTCCCATCAAACCACAAAAATTAATTTACGATTTGCGTCAAGTTATGGGACCGGATGATATTACCATTTCCGATGTGGGGGCGCATAAAATGTGGATCGCGCGTCACTACCATTGCGATCGCCCCAATACTTGTTTGATTTCCAATGGATTTGCGGCGATGGGATTTTCTATTCCTGGCGCGATCGCGGCCAAATTGGTATATCCAGAACGCAAGGTAGTAGCGGCAACGGGAGATGGCGGTTTTATGATGAACTGTCAGGAATTAGAGACGGCTTTGCGCATGGGAACGCCTTTTGTTACTTTAATTTTTAACGATGGTGGCTATGGCTTGATTGAGTGGAAGCAAAAACATCAATTTGGCGATGCTTCCTTCGTTCATTTTGGCAATCCCGATTTTGTGAAGATGGCAGAAAGTATGGGATTGAAAGGCTATCGTATTGAGAAAACTAGCGATTTGGTTCCCATATTAGAAGAGGCGTTGGTTCAAGAAGTTCCGGCAGTAATTGATTGCCCCATTGACTATCGGGAAAATTTATTTTTAAGCGAAAAAGCTCAAAATATTCACTGTCAAACTTGA
- a CDS encoding NAD-dependent succinate-semialdehyde dehydrogenase, translating into MAIASINPTTGETLQTFTPHSDADIEDKLAAAQTAFERYRRTSLDRRAQWMRAAADLLESDSGKFARLMALEMGKPIQAAVGEIKKCAWVCRYYADEAPNFLTDVSIDTDARHSFVRYQPLGAILAVMPWNFPFWQVFRFAAPALMAGNVAVLKHASNVPQCAVTIEKIFQEVGMPAGVFQTLLVESDRVEKIVADSRIQAATLTGSEAAGSSLAATAGKHIKKTVLELGGSDPFIIMSSADLDKAIETGIQARMLNNGQSCIAAKRFLVADACADEFQQKFLEKFQTIQMGDPLLEDTQLGPLATPQILQDLHWQVRESVEKGAKILCGGSPPNDSQGNFYPPTILTDIPIDSPAYREEFFGPVALFFRIPDIDTAIAVANSSPYGLGASVWTQEETEIERFINELSSGSVFVNGMVKSDPRLPFGGVKLSGYGRELGREGIWEFVNIKTVWIGE; encoded by the coding sequence ATGGCGATCGCAAGCATCAATCCCACCACCGGCGAAACTCTGCAAACCTTTACCCCCCACAGCGATGCCGACATTGAAGACAAGCTAGCCGCGGCGCAAACGGCTTTTGAACGGTATCGTCGCACATCACTCGATCGACGCGCCCAGTGGATGCGTGCTGCTGCCGATCTGTTAGAGTCAGATAGTGGCAAATTTGCCCGTCTCATGGCTTTGGAAATGGGCAAACCCATCCAAGCTGCCGTGGGGGAAATTAAAAAATGTGCTTGGGTGTGTCGCTACTATGCAGATGAAGCCCCCAATTTTCTCACGGATGTATCCATCGATACAGACGCCCGTCACAGTTTTGTGCGCTACCAGCCTTTGGGGGCAATTTTGGCAGTGATGCCGTGGAATTTTCCTTTTTGGCAGGTGTTTCGATTTGCTGCCCCTGCCCTGATGGCGGGCAATGTGGCGGTTCTCAAACATGCTTCCAACGTTCCCCAGTGCGCGGTCACAATTGAGAAAATTTTTCAAGAAGTGGGCATGCCGGCAGGGGTCTTTCAAACCTTACTCGTAGAAAGCGATCGCGTGGAAAAAATCGTTGCCGACTCCCGCATTCAAGCGGCAACCCTCACCGGTAGCGAAGCCGCCGGCAGCAGTTTGGCAGCCACCGCTGGCAAGCATATCAAAAAGACGGTTTTGGAGTTAGGGGGTAGCGACCCCTTTATTATCATGTCCAGCGCTGATTTAGACAAGGCGATCGAGACCGGAATTCAAGCTAGAATGCTCAATAACGGGCAATCCTGCATTGCTGCCAAACGGTTTTTGGTAGCCGATGCCTGCGCCGATGAATTTCAACAAAAATTCCTGGAAAAATTTCAGACCATACAAATGGGCGATCCCCTGCTCGAAGATACGCAACTCGGTCCGCTTGCCACGCCGCAAATTCTCCAAGATTTGCACTGGCAAGTCCGAGAATCGGTGGAAAAAGGAGCCAAAATTTTATGCGGTGGCAGCCCCCCAAATGACAGCCAAGGCAATTTTTACCCGCCTACTATTTTAACCGATATTCCGATAGATAGTCCCGCCTATCGAGAAGAATTTTTCGGGCCGGTGGCTTTGTTTTTCCGCATACCGGATATCGACACCGCGATCGCAGTGGCAAACAGCAGTCCTTACGGTTTGGGGGCAAGCGTTTGGACCCAAGAAGAAACGGAAATCGAACGCTTTATTAACGAATTATCAAGCGGGTCCGTTTTTGTCAATGGCATGGTGAAATCCGACCCGAGATTGCCTTTTGGCGGTGTCAAACTTTCTGGATACGGCAGGGAGTTGGGCAGGGAAGGCATTTGGGAATTTGTTAATATAAAAACTGTCTGGATAGGCGAGTAA
- the crtD gene encoding C-3',4' desaturase CrtD: protein MTVLTHPTQTQIVVIGAGIGGLTAAALLAKRGYRVLVFDQAFVPGGCASTFKRRGFTFDVGATQVAGLEPGGIHHRIFSELETELPPATPIDPACSVYLPQESQPINVWRQRSQWQAERQRQFPGSEPFWKLIQTLFDASLDFQRRDPVLPPRNGWDLWQLLQAIRPRTSIALPYTFLSVADALRGYGLASDRRLKTFLDMQLKLYSQVDSEETALLYAATALGLSQEPYGLYHLHGSMQTLSDRLVTALKRYGGQLYMRHTAERIHLNQKKATAVTVCHQKTGQTHRIEAQHIVANVTAPNLVKLLGEQAPAGYRRRIDKLPLASGAFVVYLGVTQDAIPPGCPSHLQFLDDGNREVAENNSLFVSVSHPGDGRAPTGQATITASSFTDVRNWRRCKEYRQLKQRYTEDAIARLQRYFHLNQETVVHVEAATPRTFQRFTAREDGMVGGVGQRVSTFGPFALATRTPIADLWLVGDSTHPGEGTAGVSYSALTAVRQIEQS from the coding sequence GTGACTGTTCTTACCCATCCCACCCAAACTCAAATTGTCGTTATCGGTGCTGGCATCGGTGGTTTGACCGCAGCTGCCTTGCTAGCCAAACGGGGGTATCGCGTTCTGGTTTTCGACCAAGCCTTCGTACCGGGAGGATGCGCCTCCACCTTCAAGCGTCGGGGGTTCACCTTTGACGTTGGGGCCACTCAAGTCGCCGGCTTGGAACCAGGAGGCATCCACCACCGCATTTTCTCGGAACTAGAAACCGAACTGCCCCCAGCCACCCCCATCGACCCCGCTTGCAGCGTTTACTTGCCCCAGGAAAGCCAACCCATCAACGTGTGGCGGCAACGGTCCCAATGGCAGGCGGAACGCCAAAGACAATTCCCCGGCAGCGAACCCTTCTGGAAACTCATCCAAACCCTGTTTGATGCCAGTTTGGACTTTCAAAGACGCGACCCGGTTTTGCCGCCGCGCAATGGATGGGATTTGTGGCAGCTGCTGCAAGCTATACGACCCCGAACCTCGATCGCCTTGCCCTATACGTTTCTTTCCGTCGCCGATGCGTTGCGGGGATACGGTTTGGCAAGCGATCGCCGGTTAAAAACGTTTTTAGATATGCAGTTGAAACTGTATTCCCAGGTAGACAGCGAAGAAACGGCTTTGCTGTACGCCGCTACAGCTTTGGGATTGTCCCAAGAACCCTACGGCCTGTATCACCTCCACGGTAGCATGCAAACCCTCAGCGATCGCTTGGTAACCGCTTTGAAACGCTACGGCGGCCAGCTTTACATGCGCCATACTGCAGAACGCATTCATCTAAACCAAAAAAAAGCCACTGCCGTTACCGTATGCCATCAAAAAACCGGCCAAACCCACCGAATCGAAGCCCAACACATCGTCGCCAACGTTACCGCCCCCAATTTGGTCAAACTATTGGGAGAACAAGCCCCTGCCGGCTACCGACGACGCATCGATAAGTTGCCCCTGGCTTCTGGCGCTTTTGTGGTTTATCTGGGAGTTACCCAAGACGCCATTCCCCCCGGTTGCCCTTCCCACTTGCAATTTTTGGATGACGGCAACCGGGAAGTAGCGGAAAACAATTCCCTGTTCGTCTCGGTCAGCCACCCAGGCGACGGTCGCGCCCCCACGGGTCAAGCCACCATTACCGCTTCTTCGTTTACCGACGTACGTAACTGGCGTCGATGCAAGGAGTACCGCCAACTGAAACAACGCTACACCGAAGATGCGATCGCCCGTTTGCAACGCTATTTCCATCTCAATCAAGAGACCGTCGTTCACGTAGAAGCAGCCACCCCGCGTACCTTCCAACGCTTTACCGCCCGCGAAGACGGCATGGTCGGTGGGGTGGGGCAGCGGGTATCCACCTTCGGTCCGTTTGCTCTGGCAACCAGAACCCCCATAGCCGACCTGTGGCTGGTGGGCGATTCTACCCATCCCGGCGAAGGAACCGCTGGTGTCAGCTATTCTGCCCTCACTGCCGTACGCCAAATCGAACAATCCTAG
- a CDS encoding RNA-binding protein encodes MTIYIGNLSYQATEADLESVFSDYGRIKNISIPVDRESGRPRGFAFVEMWEVDAEDKAIEALNEAEWMGRQLRVNKARPREERKSNFGGGRRNNRGGYRDRF; translated from the coding sequence TTGACGATTTACATTGGCAATTTATCTTACCAGGCAACCGAAGCTGACCTGGAATCCGTCTTTTCCGATTATGGCAGGATTAAAAATATTTCCATTCCCGTCGATCGGGAAAGCGGCCGTCCGCGGGGATTCGCTTTTGTGGAAATGTGGGAAGTGGACGCCGAAGACAAGGCCATTGAAGCCCTCAACGAAGCAGAGTGGATGGGCAGGCAGCTGCGGGTGAACAAAGCCCGCCCAAGAGAAGAACGCAAATCCAACTTTGGTGGCGGTCGCCGCAACAACCGCGGTGGCTATCGCGATCGCTTTTAA
- a CDS encoding GNAT family N-acetyltransferase codes for MATIMTRPYLGAKDLSKITNLVEVSNPTGYLDGDTSVCELPAMLAEPESDNSRNIRLWEDANGNLVGFGQLLVFHTPETVDGWLIFFTHPQVSGDGLESEIIDWAERRMRWLGREQQLPAVLHTDVRDDTLSRQAWVERHGFHRDRAFVTMKHDTPNTLESRPMPEGFTLRSVSQNQADIKAWVDLFNQSFCDHWNHHDIDEATLQRWLSNPHNQSDLNLIAVSSRGDFAALGYGYINPEENARTGENVGWIKWLGTRRNFRRRGLGKTMLLATMRQLYSKGVEAVKLSVDADSSTKAMSLYQSVGFQPLETWISYTNALYL; via the coding sequence ATGGCTACGATAATGACGCGCCCGTATTTAGGTGCCAAAGATTTAAGTAAAATTACCAATTTAGTAGAAGTTTCCAACCCCACCGGATATCTCGACGGAGACACCTCCGTCTGCGAACTGCCAGCCATGCTCGCAGAACCCGAATCGGACAACTCTCGCAACATTCGCTTGTGGGAAGACGCCAACGGCAACCTCGTAGGATTCGGACAACTGCTGGTTTTTCATACCCCAGAAACCGTTGATGGCTGGTTGATTTTCTTTACCCACCCACAAGTAAGTGGCGATGGCTTGGAATCGGAAATCATCGATTGGGCAGAACGTCGCATGCGGTGGTTGGGTCGCGAACAGCAACTGCCCGCAGTTTTGCATACTGACGTTCGTGACGATACCCTCAGCCGCCAAGCTTGGGTAGAACGCCACGGCTTCCATCGCGATCGGGCCTTCGTAACCATGAAACACGACACCCCCAATACCCTAGAATCGCGACCCATGCCGGAAGGCTTTACCCTACGTTCCGTATCCCAAAACCAAGCCGACATCAAAGCCTGGGTGGATTTGTTCAACCAATCTTTTTGCGATCATTGGAACCACCACGACATCGACGAAGCGACCCTACAACGCTGGCTTTCTAACCCCCACAACCAATCCGATCTCAACCTGATTGCAGTTTCCTCTCGAGGAGATTTCGCCGCTTTGGGATACGGATATATTAACCCAGAAGAAAACGCTCGCACGGGGGAAAACGTCGGCTGGATTAAGTGGTTGGGAACCCGACGCAACTTCCGCCGCCGTGGCTTGGGCAAAACCATGCTGCTAGCCACCATGCGGCAACTCTACAGCAAAGGCGTCGAAGCCGTAAAACTAAGCGTGGATGCTGACAGTTCCACCAAAGCCATGAGCTTGTATCAATCCGTTGGCTTCCAACCTTTAGAAACCTGGATTTCCTATACGAACGCTTTATATCTATAA
- a CDS encoding MBL fold metallo-hydrolase: protein MKLLFLGSGSAFTVGDNNFQANLLLIDDSNNKLLLDCGSDIRWSLHANGYSYREITDIYISHLHADHVGGLEYIGFNTKFDSQCIRPRLYLSKDLAGQLWENTLSGGMRALHGNVADLHTFFDVCEVPQQGYFTWSDIWFQLVRVIHVDTGYFIMPSYGLFFQIRGTKIFLTTDTQLHLESLEKFYDRADIIFHDCETSRSPSPVHAHYRHLRKLPQKYKQKMWLYGYQPGPVPDAKADGFLGFVKPGQIFDFPLASRDAERLVWEKDGEMGG, encoded by the coding sequence ATGAAACTACTATTTTTAGGTTCTGGTTCGGCTTTTACCGTCGGCGACAATAATTTTCAAGCCAATTTACTATTAATCGACGATAGCAATAATAAGTTATTGCTCGATTGCGGCAGCGATATTCGTTGGTCGCTCCATGCCAACGGATACTCCTATCGCGAGATCACGGATATTTATATTAGCCATTTACACGCCGATCATGTGGGCGGTTTGGAATATATTGGCTTTAATACCAAGTTTGATTCCCAATGCATTCGCCCGCGACTGTATCTGAGCAAAGATTTGGCTGGTCAACTGTGGGAAAATACCCTATCCGGAGGCATGCGTGCCCTTCATGGAAACGTTGCCGATTTGCATACATTTTTTGATGTCTGCGAAGTTCCCCAGCAGGGATATTTTACCTGGTCGGATATTTGGTTTCAGTTGGTACGGGTCATCCATGTGGATACGGGATATTTTATTATGCCCAGTTACGGGTTGTTTTTCCAGATACGAGGAACCAAGATTTTTCTAACCACAGACACGCAATTGCATTTAGAATCTTTGGAAAAATTCTACGACCGAGCGGATATTATTTTTCACGACTGCGAAACTTCTCGCTCGCCTTCTCCTGTTCACGCCCACTATCGCCATTTACGAAAACTTCCTCAAAAATACAAGCAAAAAATGTGGCTGTACGGCTACCAGCCAGGACCGGTTCCCGATGCGAAGGCAGATGGGTTTTTGGGGTTTGTCAAACCGGGGCAGATATTTGACTTTCCCCTTGCCAGTAGGGATGCTGAAAGGTTGGTTTGGGAAAAAGATGGGGAGATGGGAGGATAA